From the genome of Leguminivora glycinivorella isolate SPB_JAAS2020 chromosome Z, LegGlyc_1.1, whole genome shotgun sequence, one region includes:
- the LOC125241459 gene encoding PAXIP1-associated glutamate-rich protein 1: protein MTELQGDDWDLPCSDDELSKAGTTIGKNWIVEASELEELYNKIDKNGTLSLEWKCPGRRAPSPVDVKKEAKIEVPQSPVKEEKSDFDFMDEVSSLRLRVRREGEDTLRGSAKKKTTSFDGILSNMIRHKRIEQMEKQANTPTTSSSSSS, encoded by the coding sequence atgACAGAACTACAAGGAGATGATTGGGACTTACCTTGTTCAGACGACGAGCTCTCCAAAGCGGGAACAACTATCGGTAAAAACTGGATAGTGGAGGCCTCTGAGCTAGAAGAgctttataataaaatagacaAAAACGGCACTTTGTCTTTAGAATGGAAATGCCCTGGCAGGCGAGCGCCTTCTCCCGTCGATGTGAAAAAAGAAGCTAAAATCGAAGTACCGCAGTCACCAGTGAAGGAAGAGAAATCTGATTTTGATTTTATGGATGAAGTTAGCTCGCTTAGACTGCGGGTGAGGCGGGAAGGCGAGGACACGTTGCGTGGGTCAGCTAAGAAGAAGACTACATCATTTGATGGTATTTTGTCGAATATGATCAGGCACAAACGGATAGAGCAAATGGAGAAGCAGGCAAACACCCCCACCACATCGTCTTCAAGCTCTTCTTGA